From Phenylobacterium montanum, the proteins below share one genomic window:
- a CDS encoding phage holin family protein → MANFILRALISALGLWVASLLLRHSMTVESLGSLLAAAVLLGLANAIVRPILVILTLPISIITLGLFLLVINGLMVLLVSHLLHGFRVHGLIPAIEVSVIVWITGLVGSSLLGEDDRR, encoded by the coding sequence TTGGCCAACTTCATCCTGCGCGCCCTGATCTCGGCCCTCGGCCTGTGGGTCGCATCGCTGTTGCTGCGGCATTCAATGACGGTGGAGTCCCTGGGCAGCCTCCTGGCCGCCGCCGTGCTCCTGGGCCTGGCCAACGCCATCGTGCGGCCGATCCTGGTGATCCTGACCTTGCCGATCAGCATCATCACGCTCGGCCTGTTCCTCTTGGTGATCAACGGCCTGATGGTGCTTTTGGTCTCGCACCTGCTTCATGGGTTCCGTGTCCACGGCCTGATCCCCGCCATCGAGGTCTCGGTGATCGTCTGGATCACCGGCCTTGTTGGCTCGTCGCTGCTGGGCGAGGACGACCGGCGCTAG
- a CDS encoding GNAT family N-acetyltransferase, with translation MTVTVRPLEPGDHAAWLTLWRGYLAFYQADIPDEITALTWDRLLDPTQAMFGAAAVSQGVVVGFVHWLTHPSTWARGPYVYLEDLFVGPAIRGGGAGRTLIEHVYGWAAQAGSPQVYWLTQETNAVARLLYDRIAERSGFIHYAKTIGS, from the coding sequence ATGACCGTGACCGTCCGCCCGCTCGAGCCTGGCGACCATGCGGCGTGGCTGACGCTCTGGCGCGGCTACCTGGCCTTCTACCAGGCCGATATCCCGGATGAGATCACCGCCCTGACCTGGGATCGGCTGCTGGACCCGACCCAGGCGATGTTTGGCGCGGCGGCGGTCTCGCAGGGCGTCGTGGTCGGCTTTGTCCACTGGCTGACCCACCCCTCGACCTGGGCGCGGGGGCCTTATGTCTATCTGGAGGACCTGTTCGTGGGGCCCGCCATTCGCGGCGGCGGCGCAGGCCGAACCTTGATCGAGCATGTCTACGGCTGGGCCGCCCAGGCCGGCTCTCCCCAGGTCTACTGGCTGACCCAGGAGACCAACGCCGTCGCGCGTCTGCTCTACGACCGCATCGCCGAGCGGAGCGGCTTCATCCACTACGCCAAGACGATCGGCAGCTAA